GCCAAAATCCCCTTATTCGCGGATATCGTGATCGCCATTAATAAAACCGACGATCTGCAGCGGGGCTACAGCCATTTTATGAGTGAGATCAAACGCGTGAAACTGGCAGTAGAGAAAGTAAATGCCGGTCGTAAAGTGTTCGCTGTCTTCGACGAACTATTCTCCGGTACCAACACCGAAGACGCCGCCGCGTGTTTAAGCATCGTACTGAACGGTATGGCTAAACGACATAATGGCTATTTCATATTTACCTCGCACCTGGCTGCTATCCTCGACGAGCTGCCGCAGATGACACATGTGCAGCGCCGTTATTTGGAGGTATTGCATGAAGGCGAAGATGTTGTTTGTACTTATCGCTTAAAAGAAGGCGTAGCGCGCGATCGCATTGGGTTGTATACGTTGCGCAAGGAGGGGTTGGAGGAGTTGTTGAAATAAAAAAAACAGGCCATCTCTACGAGACGGCCTGCTTCCAAATGTTGTATAGAGTGGACTACTCAGCTACTACTTCAAATTCCAGCTCAGCTTCGTTGCCTTTACCGAAATCCAGTTTCGCTTTGTAAGTACCCAGTTCTTTTACATCGTCCAGGATGATGATACGACGACGGTCGATCTCATAACCTTTCTGTTCTTTGATAGCGCGGGCGATCTGAACGCCGGTTACACTACCGAAAATTTTACCGGAAGTACCGGTTTTAGCGCCGATTTTAACAGGAGCAGCTTTCAGTACTTCAACCACTTTCGCGATTTCAGCAAGCATTTTCTCCTCTTTTACTTTCTGCACTTTTACGCGTTCGTCCAGTTGCTTCAGGTTAGAAGGGCTGGCTTCTACGGCAAATTTCTGGGGAATCAGGAAGTTCCTGGCGTAACCGTTCTTTACGCTAACCAGTTCATTTTTCTGGCCCAGATTATCAACGTCTTGTATTAAGATGATTTGCATAACTTCTTACTTTAAAAGGTCAGTAACATAAGGCAACAGCGCCATTTGACGAGCTTTTTTAATAGCCTCGGCTACTTTACGCTGGAATTTCAGAGAGTTACCAGTGATACGACGTGGCAGCATTTTGCCCTGGTCGTTCAGGAACTTCTTCAGGAACTCACCATCTTTGTAATCGACATACTTGATGCCCAGTTTCTTGAAACGACAGTATTTCTTCTGGCGTTTCTCCTGCTTAACCGCGGTTAAGTATTTGATTTCTTGTTTAACTGCCATAACTTTTAAGCTTCAACGGTTTTGGATTCAGCATTCAGGCTACCACGTTTCCTTGCGTTGTACGCTACCGCGTGCTTGTCAAGTTTAGTAACCATGTAACGCAATACATTTTCATCGCGATTCAGCTGGATCTTCAGCTTCTCATTGAGGTCGGATGGCGCACTGAACTCCAGAACCAGGTACATGCCCGTGGTTTTCTTCTGGATGGGATACGCCAGTGATTTCAGACCCCAGGGATTTTCGTGCGTAATTGTACCGCCGTTATCTTTAATAACGTCAGCAAATTTCTTCTGAATAGATTTAGAATCTTCTTCAGACAGCACAGGGGTAAAAATCACCATCAATTCGTAGTTTGACATAATTCCCTGATTTGTTTGTAAATAATTAAAAATTAAAATTTGGAGTGCAAAGATAGGGGATTTTTCCAATTAAAAGCCTTGTCTGGCTGTATTTTCAAAGAAAAAGGCCGCCCCTCTCAAAGGCAGCCGTCTACGTTCGATCGGTTTCTTCAAAAAGATAACAGGTTAACACTTTTCAGGAGTGCATTATCGGAAATCTTAATACTTACATGGTTAGCTAGTATAGCATTCCAACAATGTCTGCAAGTTAAGGTAGTTTCATATAATACGATTGTAATATTTTTCTCCTTTTAGTCATCTTCACATCTCTCCCCATCCTCCGTTGCGTCGCACACTTGTACTTTTTTTATTTCCATCAACAGGCGAGTTAACCCTTCATCCGGGATTAGCTACCCAAGGTGAAAAGCGGGTGTCAAGTATACTTAGTAATCTCCTAACTAACTGACAAGTTTTTCTAGTATAAGACAAAGGGCTGTTTACGCTGGTACTGAACCATCACCCAACCATCACTGAACCATCACCCAACCATCCGGGCCGGCTTCGCCCTTTTTTCAAAATTAGCGCTCTGTCCGGTGTTTAAAAGGTTTATCGGTAGGGTTGCAGCAAGTATCTCCGAAGGATTCCCGGTGCCCGGGAAGGGATCTGCCGATGCGGTGAGTGACACAACGGCGGCTGAAGAAGGGGCTGAAGCTGGTGCCCGGAAAAGAGAAACCAGACATCTTGTCAGCCTGCCGGCCATGGCACATACTTTGAAAATCATTGCACCTAGCTAAAATCAGAAAATATTATGCAGAAAGGTGCCATCCGCGTTCAGACGGAAAATATCTTCCCCATTATCAAGAAATTTCTTTACTCCGATCACGAAATCTTTATCCGTGAACTGGTAAGTAATGCCGTAGACGCTACCCAAAAGCTCAAAACCCTCGCCAGCGTAGGTGAGTTTAAAGGCGAACTGGGTGAACTGGACATCACCGTAAAAGTGGATAAAGAGAACAAAACGATCACTATTTCCGACCGTGGTATCGGTATGACCGCCGAGGAAGTAGATAAATATATTAACCAGGTGGCCTTCTCGGGCGCCGAGGAGTTCGTGAATAAATATAAAGACCAGGGCAATGGCGCCAACATCATTGGTCACTTTGGTCTCGGTTTTTACTCTTCTTTTATGATCTCTGATAAGGTAGAGATCATCTCCAAATCCTGGAAAGATGCGCCTGCCGTACGTTGGGAGTGCGATGGCAGCCCGGAATACCAGCTGGAAGAAACTACCCGCGCCGACCGTGGTACGGATATCGTGATGTATGTGAACGAAGACAGCCTGGAGTTTCTGGAAGACGGCCGTGTACGCAGCATCCTGGAAAAATTCTGTCGCTTCCTGCCAGTGCCTATCAAGTTTCACGACGAGCAAATCAATAACCCAACGCCCGCCTGGACTAAAAAGCCTAGTGAGCTGACCACCGAAGATTACCAGAACTTCTATAAAGAACTGTACCCTTTCTCCGAACCACCGCTGTTTTGGATTCACCTGAATGTGGACTATCCGTTTAACCTGACAGGCATCCTGTATTTCCCGGCTATTAAAAAGACCTACGAAATGCAGAAAGACAAGATCAACCTGTACAGCAACCAGGTATACGTAACCGACGAGGTGAAAGACATCGTTCCCGAATTCCTGATGCTGCTGCATGGTGTGATCGACAGTCCGGATATTCCGTTGAACGTAAGCCGCAGCTACCTGCAGGGCGATCCGAATGTACGTAAGATCAACGCGCACATTACGAAAAAAGTAGCCGATAAGCTGGACGAGATCTTCCGCAACGACCGTAAATCTTTCGAAGAAAAATGGGAGCACACCGGCCTGTTCGTGAAATACGGTATGATGACCGACGACAAGTTTTACGAGAAGGCGAACAAGTTCCTCGTGATGGAAGATGTAGACGGCGGTACCTTCTACACACTGGACGAGCTGCGTAATGAAACGCAGGCGCTGCAAACAAACAAAGAAGGTAAGCTGGTGATCATCTACTCCACCAACCCGGTGCAGCAGGATAGCTATGTGTGGGCCGCAAAATCGAAAGGTTATAAAGTAGTGAAGATGGAAACCCTTGTGGATGCCGCCTTCATCAACACCATAGAGCAAAAGTGGGACAATGTACAATTCACCCGTGTGGATGCCGACATTGCTGACAACCTGATCGACGCGAACGAGAATAAAGACAGCGTGCTTACCGAAGAGCAGACTACCAAACTGAAAGACATTTTCACCTTCCAGTTACAGTCGCAGCCAAACATTAAAGTAGATTTCAAAGGACTGGCTGCGGATGCACAGCCGGTAATCGTTACCCGCAGCGAGTTTATGCGCCGTATGAAAGACATGGCGGCCGTTAGCGGACAAGCGAACAGCTGGTACTCACAACTGCCCGACGAAATCACCATGACCGTAAACGCCAACCACCCGATATACCAGGACATCCTGAAAGAGGCGGACGGTGGCCGTCAGCAAAAGCTGGTACGCAACCTGGCCGATCTGGCTTTGTTGTCGCAGCACCTGCTGACCGGTGCAGATCTTACTGCGTTCGTACACAGGAGCGTAGAATTGCTGAAAGTGTAGTGAGCGCACTCCGCTGTAACTACGCCTGAGCGTGGAATTGTAACAATGCTTTGAGGGGCGGTCTGCGCCATAATGTAGCACTTGCCTCCCAATTCAAATAAATAAAGCCGTGTAGGAGAAAAAGTTCTCTTATACGGCTTTTCTTTAATTCGTATTTTTTAGCATAATATATTTAATTCAGTAATAAGACGCTTTTTGATATTCCCGCAAACCCTTTATAGAAAAGGGTTACAAAGGCTATCAGTTTGTGTACCACTTACATCCTTCTGGCACAACGTTTTCATACAAGCTATACTATAAGCCTATTAAACGCGTTTTGGTGATGTGAATGAAAATGGTGCCTCCCGGCATCGGCTCAACAACTATTGTAAACCATATCACAAAACCTGACTTTTATGATTACCATCAAAAGCAAGGCTGCTATTGCAGCTAACGTAAAAACTTTGGCCCTTTTTGCCGGCCTGCTCACATTCGCTTCCTGTTCAAAAGAAGACACGACAGAAAAAATTACGAACGACAACGAGGTGCTGGTAGCACCGAACGAAAGCGGATTTGTGAAACAGTCGCCTTTATGGTCCGTAAAAACCCTGACCAATCCGAGTAAAGCCGGCGGTATCAATCCGCAGTACCTGCTTTACACGGCATCGACCTACAACACGCACACC
This genomic interval from Chitinophaga horti contains the following:
- the rplI gene encoding 50S ribosomal protein L9 → MQIILIQDVDNLGQKNELVSVKNGYARNFLIPQKFAVEASPSNLKQLDERVKVQKVKEEKMLAEIAKVVEVLKAAPVKIGAKTGTSGKIFGSVTGVQIARAIKEQKGYEIDRRRIIILDDVKELGTYKAKLDFGKGNEAELEFEVVAE
- the rpsR gene encoding 30S ribosomal protein S18 codes for the protein MAVKQEIKYLTAVKQEKRQKKYCRFKKLGIKYVDYKDGEFLKKFLNDQGKMLPRRITGNSLKFQRKVAEAIKKARQMALLPYVTDLLK
- the rpsF gene encoding 30S ribosomal protein S6 codes for the protein MSNYELMVIFTPVLSEEDSKSIQKKFADVIKDNGGTITHENPWGLKSLAYPIQKKTTGMYLVLEFSAPSDLNEKLKIQLNRDENVLRYMVTKLDKHAVAYNARKRGSLNAESKTVEA
- the htpG gene encoding molecular chaperone HtpG; translation: MQKGAIRVQTENIFPIIKKFLYSDHEIFIRELVSNAVDATQKLKTLASVGEFKGELGELDITVKVDKENKTITISDRGIGMTAEEVDKYINQVAFSGAEEFVNKYKDQGNGANIIGHFGLGFYSSFMISDKVEIISKSWKDAPAVRWECDGSPEYQLEETTRADRGTDIVMYVNEDSLEFLEDGRVRSILEKFCRFLPVPIKFHDEQINNPTPAWTKKPSELTTEDYQNFYKELYPFSEPPLFWIHLNVDYPFNLTGILYFPAIKKTYEMQKDKINLYSNQVYVTDEVKDIVPEFLMLLHGVIDSPDIPLNVSRSYLQGDPNVRKINAHITKKVADKLDEIFRNDRKSFEEKWEHTGLFVKYGMMTDDKFYEKANKFLVMEDVDGGTFYTLDELRNETQALQTNKEGKLVIIYSTNPVQQDSYVWAAKSKGYKVVKMETLVDAAFINTIEQKWDNVQFTRVDADIADNLIDANENKDSVLTEEQTTKLKDIFTFQLQSQPNIKVDFKGLAADAQPVIVTRSEFMRRMKDMAAVSGQANSWYSQLPDEITMTVNANHPIYQDILKEADGGRQQKLVRNLADLALLSQHLLTGADLTAFVHRSVELLKV